In Notamacropus eugenii isolate mMacEug1 chromosome 1, mMacEug1.pri_v2, whole genome shotgun sequence, one genomic interval encodes:
- the MSGN1 gene encoding mesogenin-1 translates to MDKLQETLLGLEESLPCSSPAFLSSWDWKDPAGPFDLGRPSSPHSLSPTTSFASSSSPAHPGVTDLACGHSTGHGGSSGGGSLVACGMLAFPSAYLQSPGTSKAPKGTKVRMSAQRRRKASEREKLRMRALADALHTLRNYLPPVYSQRGQPLTKIQTLKYTIKYIGELTDLLNGAQRT, encoded by the coding sequence ATGGACAAGCTGCAGGAGACTCTGCTGGGCCTTGAGGAGAGCCTGCCCTGCTCCAGCCCGGCCTTTCTCTCCTCTTGGGACTGGAAGGACCCAGCAGGCCCCTTCGACCTTGGCCGGCCCAGCTCCCCTCACAGCTTGTCTCCCACCACGTCCTTtgcctcttcttcctcacctGCCCACCCAGGGGTGACTGACCTGGCCTGTGGCCACAGTACCGGCCATGGGGGCAGCAGTGGCGGTGGCAGCTTGGTGGCTTGTGGCATGCTGGCCTTCCCTTCTGCCTACCTGCAGAGTCCTGGCACCAGCAAGGCCCCTAAGGGCACCAAAGTCAGGATGTCAGCCCAGAGGAGGCGGAAGGCCAGCGAGCGTGAGAAGCTTCGGATGAGGGCTCTGGCTGATGCCCTCCACACCCTGCGAAATTACCTGCCTCCGGTCTACAGCCAGCGAGGGCAGCCTCTCACCAAGATCCAGACTCTGAAATATACCATCAAATACATCGGGGAGCTCACAGACCTTCTGAACGGGGCCCAGCGGACCTAG